The following proteins are encoded in a genomic region of Deltaproteobacteria bacterium:
- a CDS encoding MoxR family ATPase, which yields MSYDAATDNLEHEARSYAATAEKAMAEISHRIVGQRDVVQRLLMAIIAEGHVLLEGLPGLAKTTTIKTLAEAATLSFGRIQFTPDLLPADVIGTQIYDPRSGEFKVRKGPVFANLVLADEINRAPAKVQSALLEAMQERQVTIGDQSYQLTRPFLVLATQNPIEQEGTYPLPEAQMDRFLFKIKVGYGTPEDEFEVISRSVAFKDTPITKVLDGETLIKMRDFTSRLHVADKVRRYIVQLVFATRDPASFGLKDLATLVHVGASPRASISMERAARVNAMLQGRTFVTPQDIKDVGLDVLRHRIMPTYEAEAEGVTTDDIVRRIFARVDVP from the coding sequence ATGAGTTACGACGCAGCGACCGACAACCTTGAACACGAAGCCCGCAGTTATGCCGCTACCGCTGAAAAAGCGATGGCGGAAATTAGCCATCGCATTGTCGGCCAGCGTGACGTGGTGCAGAGACTACTCATGGCGATCATCGCTGAGGGTCACGTACTGCTCGAGGGTCTGCCCGGACTTGCCAAAACGACCACGATCAAGACCTTGGCCGAGGCAGCCACGCTTAGTTTTGGCCGGATTCAGTTTACGCCAGACCTCCTCCCTGCGGACGTCATTGGGACGCAAATTTACGACCCGCGCAGCGGCGAGTTTAAGGTACGGAAGGGCCCCGTCTTCGCCAATCTGGTGCTGGCAGACGAGATCAACCGCGCCCCAGCCAAGGTACAGTCGGCCTTACTGGAGGCCATGCAAGAGCGTCAGGTAACTATTGGTGACCAGTCCTACCAGCTGACGCGCCCCTTTTTAGTGTTGGCAACGCAGAACCCTATTGAGCAAGAGGGGACGTACCCTTTGCCAGAAGCGCAGATGGACCGCTTCCTGTTTAAGATCAAGGTTGGCTACGGCACACCGGAGGACGAGTTTGAGGTCATCAGTCGCTCGGTGGCCTTCAAAGATACGCCTATCACCAAGGTGCTCGACGGAGAGACGCTGATAAAGATGCGCGATTTCACCAGCAGGCTGCATGTCGCAGACAAAGTGCGTCGCTACATCGTGCAGTTGGTCTTTGCCACACGGGATCCGGCTAGCTTTGGCCTGAAAGACCTTGCCACCTTGGTGCATGTGGGAGCTTCGCCGCGGGCATCGATCAGCATGGAGCGCGCCGCTCGGGTCAACGCGATGCTGCAGGGCCGCACCTTTGTGACGCCGCAGGACATCAAGGACGTGGGACTCGATGTGCTGCGCCACCGCATCATGCCGACCT